In Agromyces sp. G08B096, a genomic segment contains:
- the pyrE gene encoding orotate phosphoribosyltransferase, with the protein MTQRDPRGDAADVRRQLIDHIAAEAVFHGDFTLTSGKKASYYVDLRKVSLDHRVAPLIGQVMLDLIADVPDVAAVGGMTMGADPIAAAILHQGAARGLAYDAFVVRKEPKDHGRGKQVEGPDVAGKRVIVLEDTSTTGGSPLKAIEALRKVGAEVVAVAVVVDRATGAREVIEAEGVPYLYAIGLEDLGLA; encoded by the coding sequence GTGACCCAGCGAGACCCCCGGGGCGACGCCGCCGACGTGCGCCGACAGCTCATCGACCACATCGCCGCGGAGGCGGTGTTCCACGGCGACTTCACGCTCACGAGCGGCAAGAAGGCGTCCTACTACGTCGACCTCCGCAAGGTGAGCCTCGACCACCGGGTGGCCCCCCTCATCGGGCAGGTCATGCTCGACCTCATCGCCGACGTGCCCGACGTCGCCGCCGTCGGCGGCATGACGATGGGCGCCGACCCCATCGCCGCCGCGATCCTGCACCAGGGCGCCGCGCGCGGGCTCGCGTACGACGCGTTCGTCGTGCGCAAGGAGCCGAAAGACCACGGTCGCGGCAAGCAGGTCGAGGGGCCGGATGTCGCGGGCAAGCGCGTCATCGTGCTCGAAGACACCTCCACCACGGGCGGATCGCCGCTGAAGGCGATCGAGGCGCTCCGCAAGGTCGGCGCCGAGGTCGTGGCGGTCGCGGTCGTCGTCGACCGGGCGACCGGTGCGCGCGAGGTGATCGAGGCCGAGGGCGTTCCCTACCTGTACGCCATCGGGCTGGAAGACCTGGGACTGGCCTGA
- a CDS encoding septum formation family protein, with protein sequence MRTGDRRDAGFDEDGADWLLGELARGGASASPTSPTPVADPGFAQPPAAFPASPGPYPVPPQSAPSAPRAERSVEPAPRHEEVLDWFSLAEAVVTQPPAVEEAGPATRAMPVIGGPMLTPAADELQRVDQPFEQLQQFARPTAVPPPAEAPAPAAPAAEAWAPPPSGMPPAAMPPAVPPAGLVPGAGAFTAGAGAPVPPVPPPGPVTPTAPFALTWGDSALDSEQALRAAFAQLSQPSAPAPQTPDQVAQPWEQVSQPSGHVEPPAPAPAPEFPAEPAAFAPAPQLPPEPEPDVSPFAGFTPPPVARQSFTPLPAEPAGRPPVVDDYGAELWSALVESEPAPPAATPQAYPAPASFDPEVRPAEAPQYAEPPQYAEPQQYAEPQQYEPASEYPQQYAEPQQHEPAHQYPQQYAEPQAYEQPQAYEPAYEYPQQHVEPQRYDDPFAYGSPQIAEPASYAEAQQVEQSHTEPPHVARRETEGLRSDYDEVDPSFPFLEVRGPGGEARAHAMADGLPPAGFIPPGAPGASAPEAEAPRPRAPFPAFASVRWDEPEDEASDPEREAPVDDLLAALGGRQGAAVDPGAPVPPPAEPPSNADFTALGFVDELGFDQQTDGDDSDEDEPERGIRGRFFGRGRAAEDELAEPDFDADDELAEPGYVWNITPNPLAPDPKAELDDDADDASAGSDAPAARRSWLASAEEPGFAPETRTSADDWQISTPTAPFDRVDEPGADADQFASLFGGAAVVAAADGGRSATPRAQAAPAGRPGSAGYADGGRPGGSGGSGGSGRQGGSAGSGGSGRPPGGGGSGSGRSSGDRVVKTLAWVAGGLVAVLVVVGLFFFGTQLAGGGEAGTPSASRSETPSDTPVPVPTAMQPPGVHAWDTLFGGECIDGYVDPWQEEFTVVDCAAPHAAQLVYRGTFAADAAAAFPGEAELGAQTNANCTAAGVIDVTAAAGANDLQVQGSFPVEPQWAAGSRTYYCFVNRAGGEPLTGSLQGPGPAA encoded by the coding sequence ATGCGCACGGGCGACAGGCGAGACGCGGGGTTCGACGAGGACGGAGCCGACTGGCTGCTGGGCGAGCTGGCCCGCGGCGGGGCATCCGCATCGCCGACCTCGCCGACGCCCGTCGCCGATCCCGGGTTCGCGCAGCCGCCGGCCGCGTTCCCCGCCTCGCCGGGGCCCTACCCGGTGCCGCCGCAGTCCGCGCCGTCGGCGCCGCGTGCTGAGCGATCGGTCGAGCCGGCGCCCCGGCACGAAGAGGTCCTCGACTGGTTCTCGCTCGCCGAGGCCGTCGTCACCCAGCCGCCGGCAGTCGAGGAGGCAGGGCCGGCGACCCGCGCGATGCCGGTCATCGGCGGTCCGATGCTCACGCCGGCCGCGGATGAGCTGCAGCGGGTCGACCAGCCGTTCGAGCAGCTTCAGCAGTTCGCCCGGCCGACGGCCGTGCCGCCGCCCGCGGAAGCACCGGCTCCGGCCGCTCCCGCTGCCGAGGCCTGGGCACCGCCGCCCTCGGGGATGCCGCCCGCCGCGATGCCGCCCGCTGTCCCGCCCGCCGGACTCGTCCCGGGCGCCGGCGCGTTCACGGCCGGCGCGGGCGCACCCGTGCCTCCCGTGCCTCCGCCCGGGCCGGTCACGCCCACGGCCCCGTTCGCGCTCACGTGGGGCGACTCCGCGCTCGACTCCGAGCAGGCGCTCCGCGCCGCATTCGCGCAGCTCTCGCAGCCGTCGGCCCCGGCGCCGCAGACGCCGGACCAGGTGGCGCAGCCGTGGGAGCAGGTGTCGCAGCCGTCGGGTCACGTCGAGCCGCCTGCGCCTGCGCCTGCGCCCGAGTTCCCCGCCGAGCCCGCCGCATTCGCACCCGCACCGCAGCTGCCGCCCGAGCCCGAGCCAGACGTCTCGCCGTTCGCGGGATTCACCCCGCCGCCGGTCGCACGCCAGTCGTTCACTCCGCTTCCGGCGGAGCCCGCGGGTCGCCCACCCGTGGTCGACGACTACGGTGCCGAGCTCTGGTCGGCGCTCGTCGAGTCCGAGCCCGCGCCGCCCGCGGCCACGCCGCAGGCCTACCCCGCTCCCGCGTCATTCGATCCTGAGGTGCGGCCCGCCGAGGCGCCGCAGTACGCGGAGCCCCCGCAGTACGCGGAGCCCCAGCAGTACGCCGAGCCGCAGCAGTACGAGCCCGCGTCCGAGTACCCGCAGCAGTACGCCGAGCCGCAGCAGCATGAGCCCGCGCACCAATACCCGCAGCAGTACGCCGAGCCGCAGGCCTACGAGCAGCCGCAGGCGTACGAACCCGCGTACGAGTACCCGCAACAGCACGTGGAACCGCAGCGATACGACGACCCGTTCGCGTACGGCTCGCCGCAGATCGCCGAGCCGGCGTCGTACGCCGAAGCCCAGCAGGTCGAGCAGTCGCACACCGAGCCGCCGCACGTCGCGCGCCGCGAGACGGAGGGACTCCGTTCCGACTACGACGAGGTCGACCCGTCCTTCCCGTTCCTCGAGGTTCGGGGGCCCGGGGGCGAGGCCCGTGCGCACGCCATGGCCGACGGGCTCCCGCCGGCGGGCTTCATCCCGCCCGGGGCGCCTGGCGCGTCGGCTCCCGAGGCGGAAGCGCCGCGGCCGCGCGCGCCGTTCCCCGCCTTCGCCTCGGTCCGCTGGGACGAGCCCGAGGACGAGGCATCCGACCCCGAGCGCGAGGCGCCCGTCGACGACCTGCTCGCCGCGCTCGGCGGGCGGCAGGGCGCAGCGGTCGACCCCGGTGCGCCGGTGCCGCCGCCCGCCGAGCCGCCGTCGAATGCCGATTTCACGGCCCTCGGCTTCGTCGACGAGCTCGGTTTCGACCAGCAAACCGATGGCGACGACTCCGACGAGGATGAGCCGGAGCGCGGCATCCGGGGCCGCTTCTTCGGCCGCGGGCGTGCGGCCGAGGACGAGCTCGCCGAGCCCGACTTCGACGCCGACGACGAGCTCGCCGAGCCCGGGTACGTGTGGAACATCACACCGAACCCGCTCGCGCCCGACCCCAAGGCCGAGCTCGACGACGATGCCGACGACGCGTCCGCCGGGTCTGACGCGCCCGCCGCGCGGCGGAGCTGGCTCGCGTCGGCCGAGGAACCCGGCTTCGCGCCCGAGACGCGGACGAGTGCCGACGACTGGCAGATCTCGACGCCGACCGCGCCGTTCGACCGGGTCGACGAGCCCGGTGCCGACGCCGACCAGTTCGCCTCGCTGTTCGGCGGGGCGGCGGTGGTTGCGGCCGCGGACGGCGGCCGCTCGGCGACGCCGCGCGCACAGGCCGCTCCCGCGGGGCGGCCCGGCTCCGCCGGGTACGCCGACGGTGGACGACCGGGAGGCTCGGGTGGATCCGGCGGCTCAGGGCGCCAGGGCGGCTCGGCGGGCTCCGGCGGTTCGGGTCGCCCTCCGGGCGGCGGTGGCTCCGGCTCCGGACGCTCATCGGGCGACCGCGTCGTGAAGACGCTCGCCTGGGTGGCCGGCGGCCTGGTCGCGGTGCTCGTGGTCGTTGGGCTCTTCTTCTTCGGCACGCAGCTCGCGGGCGGCGGGGAGGCCGGCACGCCGTCGGCATCGCGCTCCGAGACGCCGAGCGACACCCCGGTGCCGGTGCCCACGGCCATGCAGCCGCCCGGCGTGCACGCGTGGGACACGCTCTTCGGCGGCGAGTGCATCGACGGGTACGTCGACCCGTGGCAGGAGGAGTTCACGGTCGTCGACTGCGCAGCACCGCACGCGGCGCAGCTCGTCTACCGCGGGACGTTCGCCGCCGACGCCGCAGCGGCGTTCCCCGGCGAGGCCGAGCTCGGCGCGCAGACCAACGCGAACTGCACCGCGGCCGGCGTGATCGACGTCACCGCCGCGGCCGGCGCGAACGACCTGCAGGTGCAGGGCTCGTTCCCGGTCGAGCCGCAGTGGGCCGCGGGTTCGCGCACGTACTACTGCTTCGTGAACCGGGCGGGCGGCGAACCGCTCACCGGCTCGCTGCAGGGCCCCGGCCCGGCGGCATGA
- a CDS encoding ribokinase yields the protein MSGRVVVIGSLNVDATAYVADFAAPGETITAHGFQLALGGKGANQAVAAHAAGGRVELIARVGDDANGALALTTLGRLGLETAGVQRATDAATGVALITVAASGENTVVVAGGANLDWTAAELDALAERIGAADAVLTQGELPVPAIDRIAELAAAAGTRFVLNLAPPVAVASATLAIADPLIVNEHEARTVGIAAGDSPGLDAWLHAAELAVSRGLARSIVVTLGAAGAIAVSGADGRAGDVRLAVAAPTVVAVDTTGAGDGFTGTLTAFLAEGRGLPDAVRHAVAAASLAVQARGTVDSYAPRERVIDAAATLQAVESPAGEETA from the coding sequence ATGAGCGGGCGCGTCGTCGTCATCGGCTCGCTGAACGTCGATGCGACCGCGTACGTCGCCGACTTCGCGGCGCCGGGGGAGACCATCACCGCCCACGGGTTCCAGCTCGCGCTCGGCGGCAAGGGAGCCAATCAGGCGGTGGCCGCACATGCGGCGGGCGGCCGCGTCGAGCTGATCGCCAGGGTCGGCGACGACGCGAACGGGGCACTGGCACTCACCACGCTCGGGCGGCTCGGCCTCGAGACGGCCGGCGTGCAGCGAGCGACGGATGCCGCGACCGGCGTCGCCCTCATCACGGTCGCCGCGTCCGGCGAGAACACCGTGGTCGTCGCGGGCGGGGCGAACCTCGACTGGACGGCGGCGGAGCTCGATGCGCTGGCCGAGCGGATCGGCGCCGCCGATGCGGTGCTCACGCAGGGCGAGCTGCCGGTGCCGGCGATCGACCGCATCGCGGAACTGGCCGCCGCCGCGGGCACTCGCTTCGTGCTGAATCTGGCGCCGCCGGTCGCCGTCGCCTCGGCGACGCTCGCCATCGCAGACCCGCTGATCGTGAACGAGCACGAGGCGCGTACGGTCGGCATCGCCGCCGGCGACTCACCTGGGCTCGACGCCTGGCTCCACGCCGCCGAGCTCGCCGTCTCGCGGGGGCTCGCGAGGTCGATCGTCGTGACCCTCGGCGCCGCCGGCGCGATCGCCGTGTCCGGCGCCGACGGCCGCGCCGGCGACGTGCGGCTCGCGGTCGCCGCCCCGACCGTCGTCGCGGTCGACACGACGGGTGCGGGCGACGGGTTCACCGGAACGCTCACCGCGTTCCTCGCCGAGGGGCGCGGTCTCCCCGACGCGGTGCGCCACGCCGTCGCCGCGGCATCCCTCGCCGTGCAGGCGCGGGGCACGGTCGACTCCTACGCGCCGAGGGAACGCGTGATCGACGCAGCCGCGACGCTCCAGGCCGTCGAGTCGCCCGCCGGTGAGGAGACCGCATGA
- a CDS encoding nucleoside hydrolase encodes MTLPVIIDCDPGHDDVFALWLAAGHPALDLLAVTTVGGNVPLEHTSRNARIALTVAGATGVPVAAGAAGPMTRELSTAEWIHGENGLGGPELPEPAFPLDPRGATELMADVIAEASEPVAVIATGPITNVAILLRDRPDVAGRIHEIVWMGGSTERGNVTPYAEFNAWVDPEALDLVLRSGVPFTMVGLNVTHRALVTAEVRERLAAPATRTAAFGDELLEFFCRTNDEVFGLPDGPLHDPVAVAVLADPGCVEVVRTRLDVELVGTETVGATVVDLDGMLAREPNAHVAVGLDVDRFWRLVETALARLA; translated from the coding sequence ATGACCCTGCCCGTCATCATCGACTGCGACCCCGGGCACGACGACGTCTTCGCCCTCTGGCTGGCTGCGGGGCATCCGGCACTCGATCTCCTGGCGGTGACGACCGTCGGCGGCAACGTGCCGCTCGAGCACACCAGCCGGAACGCGCGCATCGCCCTCACGGTCGCGGGCGCGACGGGCGTCCCGGTCGCCGCCGGTGCCGCCGGTCCGATGACCCGTGAGCTGTCGACCGCGGAGTGGATCCACGGGGAGAACGGCCTCGGCGGGCCCGAGCTGCCCGAGCCCGCGTTCCCGCTCGACCCACGGGGTGCGACCGAGCTGATGGCCGACGTCATCGCCGAGGCATCCGAACCCGTCGCCGTCATCGCGACGGGCCCGATCACGAACGTCGCGATCCTGCTGCGCGACCGGCCCGACGTCGCGGGGCGCATCCACGAGATCGTGTGGATGGGCGGCTCGACGGAGCGCGGCAACGTCACCCCGTACGCGGAGTTCAACGCGTGGGTAGACCCCGAGGCGCTCGATCTCGTGCTGCGCAGCGGCGTGCCCTTCACGATGGTCGGGCTGAACGTGACGCATCGGGCGCTCGTGACGGCGGAGGTGCGCGAGCGCCTCGCCGCACCGGCGACGCGCACCGCGGCATTCGGCGACGAGCTGCTGGAGTTCTTCTGCCGAACGAACGACGAGGTGTTCGGCCTGCCCGACGGGCCGCTGCACGATCCGGTCGCGGTCGCCGTGCTGGCCGACCCCGGCTGCGTCGAGGTCGTGCGGACCCGGCTCGACGTCGAGCTCGTCGGCACCGAGACGGTCGGCGCCACCGTCGTCGATCTCGACGGCATGCTCGCCCGCGAGCCGAACGCCCACGTCGCGGTCGGCCTCGACGTCGACCGGTTCTGGCGCCTCGTCGAGACCGCGCTGGCGCGCCTGGCCTGA
- a CDS encoding CoA pyrophosphatase, protein MFDEWAPGGGPGEPDARPAAVLLLFGVLDRLPSDHAAQSRAVSRDLDVLLLARAATLRAHAGQVAFPGGRIDPGDDGPIGAALREAEEETGLDPAGVDVLGTLDELPLPYSQHLVTPVIGWWRQPSPVRVVDVAESADVFRTPVADLLDPRNRRTTVLRRDGQEWRGPGFLVRGPAGEHLVWGFTAMVLDVLFDRLGWTEPWDDSRELDLAP, encoded by the coding sequence GTGTTCGACGAGTGGGCGCCGGGCGGCGGGCCCGGCGAGCCCGACGCACGTCCCGCCGCGGTGCTGCTGCTCTTCGGGGTCCTCGACCGGTTGCCGAGCGACCACGCGGCGCAGTCGCGGGCGGTGTCGCGCGACCTCGACGTGCTGCTGCTCGCCCGCGCGGCGACGCTCCGCGCCCACGCGGGTCAGGTCGCCTTCCCCGGCGGCCGCATCGACCCGGGCGATGACGGCCCCATCGGCGCGGCGCTGCGCGAGGCCGAGGAGGAGACCGGGCTCGACCCCGCCGGCGTCGACGTGCTCGGCACGCTCGACGAGCTGCCGCTGCCGTACTCCCAGCACCTGGTCACGCCGGTCATCGGCTGGTGGCGGCAGCCGTCGCCCGTCAGGGTCGTGGATGTCGCGGAGTCCGCCGACGTCTTCCGCACCCCGGTCGCCGACCTCCTCGACCCGCGGAACCGGCGCACCACGGTCCTCCGCCGAGACGGGCAGGAGTGGCGCGGACCCGGATTCCTCGTGCGCGGCCCCGCGGGGGAGCACCTCGTATGGGGGTTCACGGCGATGGTGCTCGACGTGCTCTTCGACCGGCTCGGCTGGACCGAGCCGTGGGACGACTCGCGCGAACTCGACCTCGCGCCGTGA
- a CDS encoding HAD-IIA family hydrolase, with the protein MGRRDEVECWLTDMDGVLVHENHALPGASELLQQWEDAGTPYLVLTNNSIFTARDLSARLRASGLHVPEDRIWTSALATADFLKQQVPGGSAFVIGEAGILTALHEAGYIMTETNPDFVVVGETRNYSFEAITKAIRLIDAGARFIVTNPDATGPSADGPLPATGAIAALITKATGKEPYVVGKPNPMMFRSALNKIGAHSENTAMIGDRMDTDIVAGIEAGLHTVLVLSGISDEREIQRYPFRPDEVLKGVFELVAAEPAETEL; encoded by the coding sequence ATGGGACGACGTGACGAGGTCGAGTGCTGGCTGACCGACATGGACGGCGTGCTCGTCCATGAGAACCATGCGCTGCCCGGGGCATCCGAACTGCTCCAGCAGTGGGAGGACGCCGGCACGCCCTACCTCGTGCTCACGAACAACTCGATCTTCACGGCGCGCGATCTGTCGGCGCGGCTGCGCGCCTCGGGTCTGCACGTGCCCGAGGACCGCATCTGGACGTCGGCGCTCGCGACCGCGGACTTCCTGAAGCAGCAGGTGCCGGGCGGCTCGGCGTTCGTGATCGGCGAGGCGGGCATCCTCACCGCCCTGCACGAGGCCGGGTACATCATGACCGAGACGAACCCCGACTTCGTGGTCGTCGGCGAGACCCGCAACTACTCGTTCGAGGCGATCACGAAGGCGATCCGCCTGATCGACGCCGGCGCGCGATTCATCGTCACGAATCCGGATGCCACGGGCCCGAGCGCCGACGGACCGCTGCCGGCGACCGGCGCGATCGCCGCGCTCATCACCAAGGCCACCGGCAAGGAGCCCTACGTCGTCGGCAAGCCGAACCCGATGATGTTCCGCTCGGCGCTGAACAAGATCGGGGCGCACTCCGAGAACACGGCGATGATCGGCGACCGCATGGACACCGACATCGTCGCGGGCATCGAGGCGGGACTGCACACCGTGCTGGTGCTCTCGGGCATCAGCGACGAGCGCGAGATCCAGCGCTACCCCTTCCGCCCCGACGAGGTACTGAAGGGCGTCTTCGAGCTGGTGGCCGCGGAGCCGGCCGAGACCGAGCTCTAG
- a CDS encoding HSP90 family protein produces MTSLDQTPETRPFLVDLRGVVDLLSRHIYSGPQVYLRELLQNGRDAIAARAELEGRQDPAWGIRVIPPTPGDPAFRFEDDGVGLTADEVGELLATVGRSSKRDLFDLPREGFLGQFGIGLLSSFMIADRIEIRSRSARGGDPVEWVGDAEGTFRVRVLSGAEAELPVGTTVILRPRADDAELTSAATVLDLARRYAGYLPVPILVATGRGDFERIDRRPVFALTGDDRRAVRDDLDVLGRAVVGQTPFDAIELHAPSTATRGTAFVLPYAPAPGARQANRAYLGGMLVSERADELLPDWAFFVRAVVDSSGLRPTASREHLVEDDALEQTRAELGASVRAWVMRLGLEQPARLAEFVAIHHLGLKALAVHDDELASIITRWLTVETSAGTMTIDELVRRHPLVRYTETVDEFRQIAAIAASDRPIVNGGYVHEADLLRRLPLLHEGVRVERVTVSGELDSLDAPPLAERDDAIALESRANAVLADVGCEVAVRSFRPDDLASLYLADADVLRSIARGTAREVAGALWSGVLGRIDQAIADRSGESEAPPQRPKLCLNWASPLVRTLAAATDEAVFDRTVRLLYVQALLGGRRPLRHAERAMLTDALTDLVQLSLAR; encoded by the coding sequence ATGACCTCACTCGATCAGACCCCTGAGACCCGCCCGTTCCTCGTCGACCTGCGCGGCGTGGTCGACCTGCTGAGCCGCCACATCTACTCCGGCCCGCAGGTCTACCTCCGCGAGCTGCTGCAGAACGGGCGCGACGCGATCGCCGCCCGCGCCGAGCTCGAGGGCCGGCAGGATCCGGCCTGGGGCATCCGCGTGATCCCGCCGACGCCCGGGGATCCCGCGTTCCGGTTCGAGGACGACGGCGTGGGGCTCACCGCCGACGAGGTCGGCGAGCTGCTCGCGACCGTCGGCCGCAGCTCGAAGCGCGACCTCTTCGACCTGCCGCGCGAGGGATTCCTCGGCCAATTCGGCATCGGCCTGCTGAGCTCGTTCATGATCGCCGACCGCATCGAGATCCGGTCGCGTTCGGCGCGGGGCGGCGACCCGGTGGAGTGGGTCGGCGACGCCGAGGGCACGTTCCGGGTGCGGGTGCTGAGCGGTGCGGAGGCCGAGCTTCCCGTCGGCACCACGGTGATCCTCCGGCCGCGGGCCGACGACGCCGAGCTCACGAGCGCGGCGACCGTGCTCGACCTCGCCCGGCGCTACGCCGGGTACCTCCCCGTGCCGATCCTCGTGGCGACCGGTCGCGGCGACTTCGAGCGCATCGACCGGCGCCCGGTCTTCGCCCTGACCGGCGATGACCGCCGGGCCGTGCGCGACGACCTCGACGTGCTCGGCCGAGCGGTCGTGGGTCAGACCCCGTTCGATGCGATCGAGCTGCACGCGCCGTCGACGGCGACCCGAGGCACCGCGTTCGTCCTCCCGTACGCGCCGGCGCCGGGCGCGCGCCAGGCGAACCGCGCCTACCTCGGCGGCATGCTCGTGAGCGAACGCGCCGACGAGCTGCTGCCCGACTGGGCGTTCTTCGTGCGCGCCGTCGTCGACTCGTCGGGCCTCCGGCCGACCGCGAGCCGCGAGCACCTCGTCGAGGACGACGCGCTCGAGCAGACCCGCGCCGAGCTCGGCGCCTCCGTGCGCGCGTGGGTCATGCGGCTCGGCCTCGAACAGCCGGCACGGCTCGCCGAGTTCGTGGCGATCCATCACCTCGGCCTGAAGGCGCTCGCCGTGCACGACGACGAGCTCGCCTCGATCATCACCCGGTGGCTCACCGTCGAGACCTCCGCCGGCACCATGACGATCGACGAGCTCGTCCGGCGGCACCCGCTGGTGCGCTACACCGAGACGGTCGACGAGTTCCGTCAGATCGCGGCCATCGCGGCATCCGACCGCCCCATCGTGAACGGCGGCTACGTCCACGAGGCCGACCTGCTGCGCCGGCTGCCGCTGCTCCACGAGGGCGTCCGGGTCGAGCGCGTGACCGTGTCGGGCGAGCTCGATTCGCTCGACGCCCCGCCGCTCGCCGAGCGCGACGACGCCATCGCGCTGGAGTCACGGGCGAACGCGGTGCTCGCCGACGTCGGGTGCGAGGTGGCCGTGCGCAGCTTCCGGCCCGACGACCTCGCGAGCCTCTACCTCGCCGATGCCGACGTGCTCCGCTCCATCGCGCGGGGCACCGCCCGAGAGGTCGCCGGAGCGCTGTGGAGCGGCGTCCTCGGCCGTATCGATCAGGCCATCGCCGACCGCTCGGGCGAGTCCGAGGCGCCGCCGCAGCGGCCCAAGCTGTGCCTGAACTGGGCGAGCCCGCTCGTGCGCACCCTCGCGGCCGCGACCGACGAGGCCGTCTTCGACCGCACGGTGCGGCTGCTCTACGTGCAGGCGCTGCTCGGCGGCCGAAGGCCCCTCCGGCATGCCGAGCGCGCGATGCTCACCGACGCCCTGACCGACCTCGTCCAGCTGAGCCTGGCTCGCTGA
- a CDS encoding metal-dependent transcriptional regulator produces MPAAPSPAIEDYLKTVYAHTEWQSDPITPSVLAGKLGVAPSSVTEMVKKMAAQGLVQHVPYGAVRLTDAGRERALAVVRRHRLIETWLVREMGYGWDEVHDEAEVLEHAVSDRLLEAIDDRLGRPARDPHGDAIPAADGSIASEPFLLLAEAPTGHAGRVIRISDRDPEILRDLERAAIGPGSEVHVTDVSPDAVSITVGDRAGATVAVSPAAAAAIWVTA; encoded by the coding sequence ATGCCAGCCGCACCCAGCCCCGCGATCGAGGACTACCTGAAGACGGTGTACGCGCACACCGAGTGGCAGTCCGACCCGATCACGCCCTCCGTCCTCGCCGGCAAGCTCGGGGTGGCGCCCTCGAGCGTCACCGAGATGGTGAAGAAGATGGCCGCCCAGGGGCTCGTGCAGCACGTGCCCTACGGCGCCGTCCGCCTCACCGACGCCGGGCGAGAACGCGCGCTCGCCGTGGTCCGGCGGCACCGCCTCATCGAGACCTGGCTCGTGCGCGAGATGGGCTACGGCTGGGACGAGGTGCACGACGAGGCTGAGGTGCTCGAGCACGCCGTGAGCGACCGCTTGCTCGAGGCCATCGACGACCGCCTCGGCCGGCCGGCGCGCGACCCACACGGCGACGCGATCCCCGCCGCCGACGGCAGCATCGCGAGCGAGCCCTTCCTGCTGCTCGCCGAGGCGCCGACGGGTCACGCCGGGCGGGTCATCCGCATCTCCGACCGCGATCCCGAGATCCTCCGCGATCTCGAGCGCGCGGCGATCGGGCCCGGCAGCGAGGTGCACGTCACGGATGTCTCGCCCGACGCCGTCTCGATCACGGTCGGCGACCGGGCCGGCGCAACCGTCGCCGTCTCGCCGGCGGCGGCGGCCGCCATCTGGGTGACCGCCTGA